A segment of the Thermanaerothrix sp. genome:
ACACGTCCAGAGCCTCCAAGGCAAGCCCTTCTTGCCCCGCTCCGCTGAGCCGCCTTACCTTCCCCATCATCCCAAGAAGCCGCTCCTGCACCGGCCTCGAAACTGACATGCTGAGCACCGCAAGACGGGCCTCCCGGTCACGGAGCTCCCGCTCCAAATCAAAGGACGCAGCCCCGCCAGAAAGGGTAAGGTCCACCACCCGGCTGGCGGACCAGTTGCCGGTCATGACCTTTACCCGAAGGAGCCCTCCGGTATCAACCACCAAGGAGAGCCTGACATCCCCCTTCTCTCCCGACGGAACCGGCACCCGATATATAACCCTGGACCCGGAAGAACCCCTCAAAACCCCTTCCCCCTGAACAAGGGTAACCGAACCGTCCAGGTAGTCCAAAGGGACCGACGAGGAGACCTCCGCTGGCAGAGGAGAACCTCGATTGACCAGCGTCCTCACGGACCCATCCTTCAAGACAACTCCAACGGAAGCGCTCAAAACATCTATGAGCAGCCTGTCGCCTCCCTGCCTTATGAAAAGGCTAGCCCCCAGGGCCACCGCCTCATCGGGACACACCTTCATGTGCTCAATGGGACCCACCCGCTCGCTAAGGCGCCGCCGGAGGAGGGGTATCCTTCCGCTTCCACCCACCACCACAAGCCGGTCCGGGCGGTGGCGTCTAAAGAGCCTTTCAGCAAGACGCACCACTTCATCTATTACAGGGGCTATTATGCCCTCAAGGTCCTCCCTGGTCACCCTAAGGGGTTCTGCCCCATCAAAGCCCCAGGGGGGGACCCAATCCACCACCCCCACGTCTGAAAGGGCTATCTTAACCTGCTCGGCCTCCCTAAGGACTATGAGCCAACGGGGGTCAACCTCATCAATGGGTACGCTGCCAAGATGACGCCAAAGCCACACCGCAAGGCGTCTGTCCAGATCATACCCCCCAAGATCCTTACGCCCCAGGCTGTCCAACACCTGGAAAACCCCGTCCTCTCCCTCGAGGACCGATATGTCCAGTGTGCCTCCCCCAAAGTCAAGGATCAGGAACCTGCCGTCCGAGGCCACCGAGAGGGCCGCCGCGGTGGGCTCGTTTAAAACCCTCACAAACTCGAAGCCCGCCCCCTTTGCGGAGCGGTACAGCGCCCCCCGCTCCGGGAACCCGAAGTGGGCAGGAACCGTTATCACCCCGGAGGTCACAAAGCTTCCAAGCGACGCCTCCGCGTCCTCCCGCAAAAGGCACAGAAGATGAGACAGCAGATCCTCCGCTCCGTAGGCCCTGCCTCCACAGCGGGCCACCCAATCGGTACCGAGCTTCCTCTTTACGTCCCACCACATGTCGCCAGAGGACATGGCGGAACCCCTTAAAGCATCGTCCCCACAAAGGAAACGCCCATCCCTGTAAGCCACGTAAGAGGGGGTCCTGGTCTTGCCCCAACGGTTGGGCAAAACCCTGGGCACCCCTCCAGGGGGACAATACGATACCAGGGAATAACGGGTTCCCAGGTCTATGCCTATGACGGGCTCCCTCAACAGAACACCTCCGAAAACCACCCACGCCAGTTTCCACT
Coding sequences within it:
- a CDS encoding Hsp70 family protein, with amino-acid sequence MREPVIGIDLGTRYSLVSYCPPGGVPRVLPNRWGKTRTPSYVAYRDGRFLCGDDALRGSAMSSGDMWWDVKRKLGTDWVARCGGRAYGAEDLLSHLLCLLREDAEASLGSFVTSGVITVPAHFGFPERGALYRSAKGAGFEFVRVLNEPTAAALSVASDGRFLILDFGGGTLDISVLEGEDGVFQVLDSLGRKDLGGYDLDRRLAVWLWRHLGSVPIDEVDPRWLIVLREAEQVKIALSDVGVVDWVPPWGFDGAEPLRVTREDLEGIIAPVIDEVVRLAERLFRRHRPDRLVVVGGSGRIPLLRRRLSERVGPIEHMKVCPDEAVALGASLFIRQGGDRLLIDVLSASVGVVLKDGSVRTLVNRGSPLPAEVSSSVPLDYLDGSVTLVQGEGVLRGSSGSRVIYRVPVPSGEKGDVRLSLVVDTGGLLRVKVMTGNWSASRVVDLTLSGGAASFDLERELRDREARLAVLSMSVSRPVQERLLGMMGKVRRLSGAGQEGLALEALDVLDRLILDMERVLNGEP